The segment GCCAGTCTACTTTCGCTGCAGTGAATGTATAGGCTATGGCATATGTTCCAATGAGCGTGTATCCAACTCAAAGTATATGCCCGAGACAAGGAATTCAATTGAAAAACAGAACGTAGGCCTATGAAACATCAATTAAAATGTTGCTCCTTGCTTCCTGTCGTAGGTATGCTTTTCACAGCTCCTCGTGGCTGGTGGCGGGTAAAGCTGACCCTGCTACTCCCGGGAGAGTTCACTACCACCCGGACTCTCCCGCCAAGGGCGCACAGTGGATGAAGCAGATAGTCTCATTCGATAAACTAAAACTCACTAACAATTTACTGGATGACAATGGACATGTAAGTATTGTAACGAAGACCTTAGTttacaaaaaaagtatttatttgcaCTGATTGCATCTGCTTTCAAATGACTTGAAAGAGAGtacaatatttatatttataaAGCACCTGCACATTCGTTTGTCTTGTGTGCCAAAATGTTTCCACGGACAGttacttttttcaaatgtctttacCTACACCTATACTTTTTCCAGGTTACTCATTCCTGTTGAATAGATCTGGGAAATTATGTCTTATTATTTTTGATTGATTTTACATCATTTTAATCCATGCATAATTTGATCAATTTCATCGTGCGTAAATGGTTAGTGCGTCAAATGTGTTGACTTTCAAGATGATTGTGCTTATTAACTAACCCCTGCGTTGATTAGCCATCGGGGGATTATGAAAACACAAATGCCCATTGAGCTTTTTGAGTTCATTTTATAAGTCAGTTTTGTTCCAATAGGCCTAACCTTTTCCTCGCTCCCGCTGCAGATCATTCTGAACTCAATGCACAGATACCAGCCGAGATTCCACGTCGTCTACGTGGACCCACGCAAAGACAGTGAGAAGTATGCCGAGGAGAATTATAAGACCTTTGTTTTTGAGGAAACACGGTTCACGGCGGTCACAGCGTACCAGAACCACAGGGTAAGGATCTCTCCCTTTACATGCTATGCAGGTATAATAACacacattaggcctatatgataAAATCACAGCATGATAATAAATGCTTGTTgtagtgtgtttttgtgttttcaCAAACTCACGAACTTTATGCAGTGTTTTTGCACCATGGGGCTATTTACAAAGTCTAACTGAATAAGTCAAAGTGTAAAGCAGAAGGCATAAACAGCACGATATACGTGGACCCAGCCTGTGTGCCTCTATTTCTAATAATGAAGTAAAACTCATAGTAGTAGCCTAGTAAGTAATAGCCTAATAATTTGCATGAAAAATAATTCGATTGACAAACGAATCCTAGATGTTTTTATTCATGTGTGCATGATTTGACCATTACATATTTCCAACAGGGCACAAATGAACACCATGTAGGCCTACTGCTAGTAAACCCGACTATAATGCATTATGACAAAATTAGGCTACATACAAAAACTTTCCAAAAAAATCCACATTTATGTGAAACACATTAAGGATTAAACTAACCATCTTTAAATGTAAACCAAAGTTAAGAAATGTAAAAAGAGCTATTTGACGTTGCATCATTCCATTTATGGAGCAACTGTTTCTTGCTTTGATCCCCGTttacttttttatatttttcttgtATCAAATAGCTGAACATAATTCGTTGACATTATATTTTTGCGCCTGAAAGTTGTCTGTGTGCACTGATGACCCTGCACAGCTGTCCAGTTACTCTCTTTTTTTCCTCTGTCTTTCCTGCTCTGTGTTATCTGTTTGACCTCTCGGTCTCTAACGGGTCTCCAACGCGCACCGAGGGGCTTTAAGTTTGTTGTTCAACTCATTCCGGATATTCATGACCACATAACTTCATTCACGGATGTGCAAAACTATTGGTCTCATCAATTATTAAAAATGACATGTTCAGCTGACATTTCAATTCAGTGTCAAAGTCACAAAACTTGTTAAACTGTAGGCAATTATCCAAACTACGTTTTCCATTTGTTTGTTGATAAATGCCTACTTGGTTATAATATATTGGCATAAGCTACGTTTCGATAAAAGGAGAAAGGGGTCGCTATAGTGTCGTTCTTTAAGTCAACGTAACGGTAAATGCTTTGAGCCTCACTAGTTAGTAGATCTATCTCGCCATAGTCAGAGACACGTTCCACTCTATTTTTTCGTGTCGAGTATAGGAGGCCTAGGCTACTATGTATTTCATGCATATTACACGTTCACATGTTTAATCATAGCCTAAACCCAAAGCCTGGAACAAGCGTGTATATGTCACGTAATGATGTGTTGTTCTGTTGGactttccactttgacatgaatGTTTACTTGACTTTGTCCTTTTCCTTGTAGATAACGCAGCTAAAAATCGCCAGTAATCCTTTCGCAAAGGGCTTCAGGGACTGTGATCCGGAGGACTGGTGAGAGAACACACACTTTGAAACTCAATTTACTCCATTCATCAATGACGATGAACTGGATACATTTTTACAAAAGTGCATCAAATTGTCTGAATGGAACCAGTGAATAAGAAATATGTAATAGCCTATTTACAGCAAATGTGACACAAACATATTTAAATGTGATTTACTCATGTTATGTCTTGTGGCTCTGTTATCTGCCTTCTCTACCTTATTACATAATTAAGATATTGGTATTTTTGACACACATTAAAAGAGTAGGTACAGTCAGTGTAACTAAATCCATTCTCTCTGCTCCAGGCCCAGGAATCACAGGCCAGGCTCTCTGCCAATTATGAGTGCCTTTGCCAGAACAAGGAATCCAATGTCTTCTCCCCCACTTCAGAACGGCTCAGAGAAAGGTCTGTAGTCCTCCCTTTGTCTCAGATGAGGAATATAGTTCATTACTTTCACAGAGAGAGTTATTGAATCCAGGAATTGTTATCTTTTAGAACAAAGTACACATTTATTCTCAATTTAGCAATGCTATAACTGAAATACGAGTAAATTATATCTTTCATTAGCTAATATCCATATAAAATATTGAACAGAGATCCCCTACAGTAAATGTAGCTTTCACAATGTAGATTGCACAATAAAAAAATGCCTTTGTTATGCTAATGCTTGGCTAATGTGCCTACTTTACAGTCAGCCTATCTCTGACTGTCTGCTTTTGTTTGTTGTTGACTTTAGAGGACACTAGGCGGGACTACGACCGGGACCCCAATGGCACGCCGATACACGCTGACCCCGCCCACCAGCTGATGTCACGTGTCCTCAGCCCTGCCCTCCCCGTCCAAGGAGGCCTCCACGCCGCCCCCCTCACCAGTGGCCGGCCAAGCCCTCCCCACGACCTGCGCATCCCGGACGGCCACCCACTGGCCCAAGACACCCTGCACCACCACCCCTACAAGTACCCCACATCCTACGAACACTACCTGGGGGCTAAGACCCGGCCGTCGCCCTACCCCTTACCCGGCATCAGAGGACACACGTACCACCACCACATGAACCCAGCCACAGCTAACATGTACTCCACAACTAGTGCCCCCGCTAACTATGACTACGGTCCCAGATAATGACTGTATAGCTGTAGCCGGCAGCCACGGCCCACACACCTGGGCTTcggctactagctagctagtgcTGTGGAAAAGGAAACACGCAGGGGTGGAGGGACAACAACACAACTCTGTCTTCATGGCTGATGCAACGTCAGGAGGTTAGAAGGTTGGGAGGTTGTGCGGCACACCCGGTTGCTGGATACCCCATTCCCTCAGAGAGACAAAAACTACCGTATTTATTTAAGGGAAACGTATCTTGGCAGGAAGTACAGACTGGCCCTCTGAGACCGAGCAGGGGTCTTTCTTGACCTCTGAACTTTGACAGCAATAGCTCTACATGAGGGCACCTTTTTGCCTGCGTGGTAGAGCGGCGCAGACAGTGAGCCAGCTTACAGAGGAAACAGCTTACCAGGGCCTTCTCTTAAAACATGGATGACGCATTATATTCGGACTGGAATTGATTCTTTTTTTTGTGTTGGATGCACTTTTTGTTATTTTTGCTTTCAGAAAAGCCATATGTTATATAGTCAATCAAGCTTCCATAGATAGACCAGACATTTGCATGTTGAGCTCATTGGATAGGTGTTGAAACACCTAATTGtttttgagaagaaaaaaatattttttaaccaTCTTGAGATGCCGCCCTGAGAAGCTTGCACCATGGCACTGACTTGCAACAATTCAAAGTCAATAAAGAAGCAGAATGACtgttctgtaactgtaaaataaatattaaatTCTTTACTTTTAATTCATGAAGCATCTTTCTCCCAGTTCTCCATTCAGATCCCTGTGTGCTATCATAGGGCCAGGAAAGACCTTGCCTCATTGATTGCATTGTTCTGTTTTCTCAAGCCGGATTTACCCAGTTGGTTGATAGTGTTGAGTCAGTGTATATGTGAGAAAGAGGACTAGGAACCTGTCTAAACATTAGGTTGTGCACTGATATGCTACAGTTCAAATGTCAGCATCCACACCTGGAACTACAGAATTATTAAATGGTGTGTTGCATAGAGGAATcatgctaaacacacacacatagttgcaCAGTAATTTGGCAGATGTCTAGGATCATACTTCAAAaagtaaacacacacatggaAAGGCCAAACCcattaattgtgtgtgtgtaggcaaaTAACTGAATAGCATGAACAGATTTTTCCCCCTGACAACTGGGCATGCTATTGAGCAACCTAGTAAATAATCTGCCAATAGCAACAACATCTGATACTCAATCAATACATTCTATCCATCCCATTCTATTAAATCAAACCTTATTTATTTTTCTGAAACAAAATCTAACTATTTTCCCTGTGGATATGCTATTTGTAGGTGGGGGGTTTTCAGCAACCTATCAATCAGTATTTTGACATTTTATGTTTttatgatcacatttttttattttattttaagtgTAGGCTATAAAATAGTTTTGCTGACAGATTTATCAATTGGTCCAGACAAAGATATAAGTCAATTTGTGCCATTGCAACAATTAAATTATGAGAAAACAAAATATTGCCCTAGCGATTCAAACTTATTATTGACCAgggttcgattcccggccaaCGCAGGGCATCCTGcctttaaccctaattgctccaggatcgccgttgataatggcagaccctggctgtgaccccactctatgTGGGTGTTTCAGGTAGAGTTAGGATATGcacaaaaaacatttccaattcacaattttttttaacctttatttaactaggcaggtcagtttaagaacaaattcttattttcaatgacggcctaggaacagtgccttgttcaggggcagaacgacagatttgtattcgacagctcggggattcgaacttgcaaacTTTCGATTACTaacgctctaacaactaggctactcTGCCGCCCCGAAATGCATACACACGtgttgtacatgtgtgaaatagccAATATGACAAGTATCAGCACCCACAAAAATATTACCTTACAAGCATCTACAATATCAAGAGCAGGAACGGCTTTATAATGACCATGGTCATACAACCAACCACATGACTTCCCAGAAAAAGACCCCCTCATCTCTTCCACACAGACAAGAAGAAAACACTCAAAACATTTCCCCTCAAAGGATATAACTCCTCACATTAAATGGAACGGACAGTCGTGAGATATTTTTAGCTAAAAAGGGTAAACATCTGAAAACAGAAATTCTCACTCCGTGCAGAGCTGTCTATATTTGAAGTAGAATGAGGGATGCCTTGTTGTCAAGGATAATTCCTGCTAAAACATCATGCTGTTTGGGGACCTGGGAGTCGAGAATGCCATGATACAATAGGAAACGTCATTATTCATTTAAATTAGGCCTATGCATTTTTCTCTTCAAACGCATGCAGCTGCGGAAGGGTCCCAAGGTAGAGGAAAAGGACGCCCGCGTGCAGGTTGAGGTTGACCCCTGCCTGTAATGACTTGTGAAGGTATCAAAGGTTAAATAATGTTTCCACTCATTTTACTGGCGACCAATTGATCGTATAATTTCTGTTTGGGGTAGGCTACTAACACCAACATCAGAGGCATGAACATATGGCGTTCAGGAATACATGGAATATGTGTTTCTCCTAGGAACTGCTCTCCTTTGAGGCGAATAATTGTTTTTCCCCAAAGACTGACTATATCATTTTACCGTATAGGTTAGAAGAACTAGGACTACATATTTCCATCCCTTTAACACAACTAAGATGTAGCCTACATTTCAATACATGGATAAACTGATTATCAAATGAGCATTGGAAAAACAATAAGCTACTTTCGATTCGAAGTTTTTATGTCTAACATTACATTTCTACAAAATAATATAATTTGAAAACATTCTTCGATAACTAAAATAATGTAAAGTAGGCATATACATAATTATAACATTTACATTGAAAGATATACATGAACTCAACGATAAAAGTTCGATTATAGGGGAAATTTGAAAGCAAAGAAAGTCACGAAAAGTTTGCCTAGGCCGACTATTATTCAATATAGAAACAAATGTTATAACATCTGACCAATAATACCAACAATAATGAcattattatatttattatacACATTAACGTTTTTTTTGCATTTGAAAAACACATAAGTACACATTTCCCTACATCCCCATATTCCTGGTTTGTTCCTGTGTGACCTGGACAGGACGTAGCAGTCAGGAGAATTGAGTCTCTCATCGCGTGAGCTGAACCCCGGCTGGGCGTAATGACAAGTGGTCCATCAGGAAGTCGAGGACACTGAGACCCAGGACTCTTCCGTTAGGTCGACCCAGCTGTGTTTATCCTCGCAGCGTTTCGCCTTGATGTGGGGCCAGTGGTCGCCGAACCTGCGCCACTCACCGACTGTCTGTTCGCTGGGGGCCGCCAGGTGAGGACAGAACAGGGGTCCATGGTCATCCAACTGACGGATAATTACCGCTTCTTTCACACAACAAAGGAATCTCACAACAATAT is part of the Salvelinus namaycush isolate Seneca chromosome 18, SaNama_1.0, whole genome shotgun sequence genome and harbors:
- the LOC120062756 gene encoding T-box transcription factor TBX1-like isoform X1, giving the protein MISAISSPWLTQLSHFCDVAAFTTSSLSSLNAPGSYHLSPSPGDPYSQHETHFEPCPAAQHSYNYSGSNPAQAQQSDTGSSNCSSSSPSSTPNSKSLVKKNPKVANINVQLEMKALWDEFNHLGTEMIVTKAGRRMFPTFQVKIFGMDPMADYMLLMDFLPVDDKRYRYAFHSSSWLVAGKADPATPGRVHYHPDSPAKGAQWMKQIVSFDKLKLTNNLLDDNGHIILNSMHRYQPRFHVVYVDPRKDSEKYAEENYKTFVFEETRFTAVTAYQNHRITQLKIASNPFAKGFRDCDPEDWPRNHRPGSLPIMSAFARTRNPMSSPPLQNGSEKEDTRRDYDRDPNGTPIHADPAHQLMSRVLSPALPVQGGLHAAPLTSGRPSPPHDLRIPDGHPLAQDTLHHHPYKYPTSYEHYLGAKTRPSPYPLPGIRGHTYHHHMNPATANMYSTTSAPANYDYGPR
- the LOC120062756 gene encoding T-box transcription factor TBX1-like isoform X2; its protein translation is MHYSTVTREMEAFTTSSLSSLNAPGSYHLSPSPGDPYSQHETHFEPCPAAQHSYNYSGSNPAQAQQSDTGSSNCSSSSPSSTPNSKSLVKKNPKVANINVQLEMKALWDEFNHLGTEMIVTKAGRRMFPTFQVKIFGMDPMADYMLLMDFLPVDDKRYRYAFHSSSWLVAGKADPATPGRVHYHPDSPAKGAQWMKQIVSFDKLKLTNNLLDDNGHIILNSMHRYQPRFHVVYVDPRKDSEKYAEENYKTFVFEETRFTAVTAYQNHRITQLKIASNPFAKGFRDCDPEDWPRNHRPGSLPIMSAFARTRNPMSSPPLQNGSEKEDTRRDYDRDPNGTPIHADPAHQLMSRVLSPALPVQGGLHAAPLTSGRPSPPHDLRIPDGHPLAQDTLHHHPYKYPTSYEHYLGAKTRPSPYPLPGIRGHTYHHHMNPATANMYSTTSAPANYDYGPR